From Toxotes jaculatrix isolate fToxJac2 chromosome 1, fToxJac2.pri, whole genome shotgun sequence, a single genomic window includes:
- the si:dkey-56m19.5 gene encoding neurofilament heavy polypeptide, with the protein MGGKLSKKKKGYDVSDPKEAKAEIITTAAGAVEPAKVEDGAAPTGAEAELTAKADSAVEEAVATAVAASTTEAVEAPVEPKSAPSEEPAAAALEEAAPIQESDAAAGEAAPVAKEPAAAAEEAAPVAKEPAAAAEEAAPVAKEPAAAAEEAAPVAKEPAAAAEEAAPVAKEPAAAAEEVAPVAIEPTATAEKAEPVAEESAPVAEESVTAAEESVTAAEEPAPVVEEPVVVAEESAPAAEEPALSAEESAPVVQEQAPVKLPEATAAVEAVEELSAPASEEPVQSEVEPELAAVPQEPAAAVESVPEPEVVPASPEKTPEDQEPEPIPETVTEPEVNVEETMVPAAVPEPEPMAEPAVEPVLEQAPEPEQILELEPEQEPDPEHVSELKQEPEPEPVEAPKPEPEPEQAPEPELGQSPEPEPEQVQEPEPEQKAGAVEQTAEEKVEDVEPEPIVATSDISELETVEAEADAPEALETAAEVAPTQPEDEEPVATEAFCTETTAESEAAEPIPEIVISESVSASKITAESEEVSEASVEEVPCPEPDVETKMENGDLKSPSVTENVAALPSVNGECTDSPATTVECVNGSEKPEETPIKEQSDFELKKDVNVSGDVQEVPDAVSDMVEGLSTEVTQAV; encoded by the coding sequence ATGGGAGGCAAACtgagcaagaagaagaagggataTGATGTGAGCGACCCCAAGGAGGCGAAGGCTGAGATTATAACTACAGCTGCTGGTGCAGTGGAGCCAGCTAAAGTGGAGGATGGTGCTGCACCcacaggagctgaggctgagtTGACAGCCAAGGCAGACAGTGCAGTAGAGGAAGCGGTGGCAACCGCTGTGGCAGCATCTACAACTGAAGCTGTAGAAGCTCCAGTGGAGCCAAAATCTGCACCTTCAGAAgaaccagctgctgcagctctagAGGAGGCTGCTCCAATACAGGAATCAGATGCAGCAGCAGGGGAAGCTGCTCCAGTCGCAAAagaaccagctgcagcagcagaggaagcagctCCAGTCGCAAAagaaccagctgcagcagcagaggaagcagctCCAGTCGCAAAagaaccagctgcagcagcagaggaagcagctCCAGTTGCAAAagaaccagctgcagcagcagaggaagctgctcCAGTCGCAAAagaaccagctgcagcagcagaggaagtaGCTCCAGTTGCAATAGAACCAACTGCAACAGCAGAGAAAGCAGAACCAGTAGCAGAGGAATCTGCTCCAGTAGCAGAGGAgtcagttacagcagcagaggagtcagttacagcagcagaggaaccaGCTCCAGTAGTAGAAGAACCAGTTGTAGTAGCAGAGGAatctgctcctgctgcagaggaacCCGCTCTATCAGCAGAGGAGTCAGCCCCAGTAGTACAGGAACAAGCCCCAGTAAAGCTCCCAGAGGCTACAGCAGCAGTAGAGGCAGTAGAGGAACTGTCGGCTCCAGCATCAGAAGAACCTGTGCAAAGTGAGGTTGAACCTGAGCTTGCTGCTGTACCTCAAgaacctgctgcagctgtggaatCTGTGCCAGAACCAGAGGTTGTTCCAGCCAGCCCAGAGAAAACACCTGAGGACCAGGAGCCAGAACCCATCCCAGAGACTGTTACTGAGCCTGAAGTAAATGTGGAGGAGACAATGGTGCCTGCTGCTGTCCCTGAACCTGAGCCAATGGCGGAACCAGCTGTAGAACCAGTGCTGGAGCAAGCTCCAGAACCAGAGCAAATCCTCGAGCTAGAGCCAGAGCAAGAACCAGACCCAGAGCATGTGTCAGAACTGAAGCAGgaaccagagccagagccagtgGAAGCACCCAAGCCAGAACCCGAACCAGAGCAAGCCCCAGAGCCAGAGCTAGGACAATCACCAGAGCCAGAACCAGAGCAAGTACAAGAGCCAGAGCCTGAGCAAAAGGCTGGTGCAGtggaacaaacagcagaggaaaaagtaGAAGATGTTGAACCAGAACCAATCGTAGCAACATCTGACATTTCTGAACTTGAGACTGTGGAAGCAGAAGCAGATGCACCTGAGGCCTTGGAGACTGCAGCAGAGGTGGCCCCCACCCAACCTGAAGATGAGGAACCTGTTGCAACAGAAGCTTTCTGCACTGAGACCACAGCTGAGTCAGAAGCAGCAGAACCTATCCCTGAGATTGTCATCTCAGAGTCTGTGTCTGCCAGCAAAATTACTGCTGAGTCTGAAGAGGTATCTGAAGCCTCTGTGGAAGAGGTGCCTTGCCCAGAGCCAGACGTCGAAACCAAGATGGAAAATGGAGATTTAAAGAGCCCTTCTGTTACAGAGAATGTGGCAGCACTTCCATCTGTGAACGGAGAGTGCACAGATTCTCCTGCCACCACTGTGGAATGTGTTAACGGTAGTGAAAAGCCAGAGGAGACGCCTATCAAGGAACAGAGTGACTTTGAACTGAAAAAAGATGTGAACGTGAGTGGGGATGTCCAGGAAGTTCCAGATGCAGTGTCCGACATGGTGGAAGGTCTCAGCACTGAGGTCACCCAGGCAGTCTGA